In Columba livia isolate bColLiv1 breed racing homer chromosome 25, bColLiv1.pat.W.v2, whole genome shotgun sequence, the following proteins share a genomic window:
- the LOC135576388 gene encoding ciliary microtubule associated protein 1A-like, whose protein sequence is MARFTSNVQQNHLNSDSKLLRHKAKYQGTILLLPQAFKASPSMDGAFVGTWRPHRPRGLISAQFTSPGPKYSVQGTTGYINHNPTKVKAPAYTCRGAKAPAEGGCSPGPRYYVEPSMTRTGKYVAPAYAITGLPRIKTEITPGPSDYSPEKSNRHIFKCPPEPSMAFRNRGVKTDFTPGPGTYTLPRVLGPNTAHTPASPCYSMKSRSQRDRYDADLAKTPGPAALPKIELDVFKTRAPGYTMGTRTQLRDKTVKPGPADYRTGRVELIKPQAPAATFGLRHSV, encoded by the exons ATGGCAAGGTTCACTAGTAACGTACAGCAAAATCATTTGAACAGTGATTCAAAACTACTGAGGCACAAAGCAAAGTACCAAGGCACAATTCTGCTTCTTCCTCAGGCTTTCAAAGCATCTCCCAGCATGGACGGAGCTTTCGTGGGCACTTGGAGACCTCATCGCCCACGGGGCCTCATCTCGGCCCAGTTCACCAGCCCTGGACCCAAATACTCAGTCCAGGGGACAACGG GTTACATCAACCACAACCCCACCAAAGTCAAAGCCCCCGCGTACACCTGCCGAGGGGCAAAAGCTCCTGCGGAAGGCGGCTGCTCCCCAGGCCCTCGCTATTACGTGGAGCCCTCCATGACCAGGACTGGGAAGTACGTGGCTCCAGCCTACGCCATCACTGGACTTCCCAGGATAAAGACGGAGATCACACCTGGACCCA GCGATTACAGCCCGGAGAAGTCCAACCGACACATCTTTAAGTGCCCGCCTGAGCCATCCATGGCCTTCCGGAACAGGGGAGTCAAAACCGACTTCACTCCAG GTCCCGGCACCTACACCttgcccagggtgctgggccccAACACGGCGCACACGCCTGCCAGCCCGTGCTACTCCATGAAGAGCAGGAGTCAGCGGGATCGCTACGACGCTGATCTCGCCAAG ACCCCAGGCCCTGCGGCGCTCCCAAAGATCGAGCTGGACGTTTTCAAAACCAGAGCTCCTGGGTACACCATGGGAACCCGAACTCAGCTCCGAGACAAGACGGTCAAACCGGGGCCGGCGGATTACCGCACGGGAAGG GTGGAGCTGATCAAGCCCCAGGCGCCTGCAGCCACGTTTGGACTGCGCCATTCCGTGTAA
- the LOC135576331 gene encoding ciliary microtubule associated protein 1A-like, with product MDGAFVGTWRPHRPRGLISAQFTSPGPKYSVQGTTGYINHNPTKVKAPAYTCRGAKAPAEGGCSPGPRYYVEPSMTRTGKYVAPAYAITGLPRIKTEITPGPSDYSLEKSNRHIFKCPPEPSMAFRNRGVKTDFTPGPGTYTLPRVLGPNTAHTPASPCYSMKSRSQRDRYDADLAKTPGPAALPKIELDVFKTRAPGYTMGTRTQLRDKTVKPGPADYRTGRVELIKPQAPAATFGLRHSVYTTPLILDV from the exons ATGGACGGAGCTTTCGTGGGCACTTGGAGACCTCATCGCCCACGGGGCCTCATCTCGGCCCAGTTCACCAGCCCTGGACCCAAATACTCAGTCCAGGGGACAACGG GTTACATCAACCACAACCCCACCAAAGTCAAAGCCCCTGCGTACACCTGCAGAGGGGCAAAAGCTCCTGCGGAAGGCGGCTGCTCCCCAGGCCCTCGCTATTACGTGGAGCCCTCCATGACCAGGACTGGGAAGTACGTGGCTCCAGCCTACGCCATCACTGGACTTCCCAGGATAAAGACGGAGATCACACCTGGACCCA GCGATTACAGCCTGGAGAAGTCCAACCGACACATCTTTAAGTGCCCGCCTGAGCCATCCATGGCCTTCCGGAACCGGGGAGTCAAAACCGACTTCACTCCAG GTCCCGGCACCTACACCttgcccagggtgctgggccccAACACGGCGCACACGCCTGCCAGCCCGTGCTACTCCATGAAGAGCAGGAGTCAGCGGGATCGCTACGACGCTGATCTCGCGAAG ACCCCAGGCCCTGCGGCGCTCCCAAAGATCGAGCTGgatgttttcaaaaccagagcTCCCGGGTACACCATGGGAACCCGAACTCAGCTCCGAGACAAGACGGTCAAACCGGGGCCGGCGGATTACCGCACGGGAAGG GTGGAGCTGATCAAGCCCCAGGCGCCTGCAGCCACGTTTGGACTGCGCCATTCCGTGTACACCACTCCCCTGATCCTCGACGTTTGA
- the DMAC2 gene encoding distal membrane-arm assembly complex protein 2 isoform X2, whose protein sequence is MAALRAVLRCRGGPAPLPPPGQSRGAAGGLLQRLGRWFYEAEVAAEWGERLRRYRLRSRNAYCSSLRDTHGDDVAAAVFTLSCGGGVRFDGQQHWIRGRPREHPELLSFHEVPVVALDLSGSPITYDGLDNLVPLTRLQHLDLSRCPHLDDWALGRLHVFRDTLQELSVAWCPGVTERGLATLHHLRALRRLDLTGLRVPSPGLVQILLEEVLPGCEVLGLDFGDSPGMGTAPPPA, encoded by the exons ATGGCGGCGCTGAGAGCG gtgctgaggtgCCGGGggggcccggccccgctccccccgcccggGCAGAGCCGTGGGGCGGCAGGGGGGCTCCTGCAGCGCCTGGGCCGCTGGTTCTACGAGGCGGAGGTGGCGGCGGAGTGGGGGGAGCGGCTGCGGCGCTACCGGCTGCGGAGCAGGAACGC gtaCTGCAGTTCGCTCAGGGACACACATGGGGACGATGTGGCAGCCGCTGTCTTCACCCTGTCCTGTGGCGGGGGGGTCAG ATTTGATGGGCAGCAGCACTGGATTCGGGGGAGGCCCCGTGAGCacccagagctgctgagcttcCACGAGGTCCCCGTGGTGGCCCTGGACCTCAGTGGCTCCCCCATCACCTACGATGGCTTGGACAACCTGG TGCCGCTGACCCGGCTGCAGCACCTGGACCTGAGCAGGTGCCCCCACCTCGACGACTGGGCGCTGGGGCGGCTCCATGTCTTCAGGGACACTTTGCAGGAGCTGTCGGTGGCTTGGTGTCCCGGTGTCACCGAGCGGGGCCTGGCCACCCTCCACCACCTCCG GGCGCTGCGGCGGCTGGACCTGACAGGGCtgcgtgtccccagccctgggctggtgcagATCCTGCTGGAGGAGGTGCTGCCGGGCTGCGAGGTCCTGGGCTTGGACTTCGGGGACAGcccggggatggggacagcaccGCCTCCCGCCTGA
- the DMAC2 gene encoding distal membrane-arm assembly complex protein 2 isoform X1 — MAALRAVLRCRGGPAPLPPPGQSRGAAGGLLQRLGRWFYEAEVAAEWGERLRRYRLRSRNAYCSSLRDTHGDDVAAAVFTLSCGGGVRFDGQQHWIRGRPREHPELLSFHEVPVVALDLSGSPITYDGLDNLVPLTRLQHLDLSRCPHLDDWALGRLHVFRDTLQELSVAWCPGVTERGLATLHHLRVCYSQGQHLIDPVSPPAARPKSELVPHVTNETPGQSSIVRLACQEMPDGEPAAFTLQEMRDKPEPRQLLPRGLLVPATRGSSKPAPSPSAKGNAGPHTGQRSSKGKFIRCCQFF, encoded by the exons ATGGCGGCGCTGAGAGCG gtgctgaggtgCCGGGggggcccggccccgctccccccgcccggGCAGAGCCGTGGGGCGGCAGGGGGGCTCCTGCAGCGCCTGGGCCGCTGGTTCTACGAGGCGGAGGTGGCGGCGGAGTGGGGGGAGCGGCTGCGGCGCTACCGGCTGCGGAGCAGGAACGC gtaCTGCAGTTCGCTCAGGGACACACATGGGGACGATGTGGCAGCCGCTGTCTTCACCCTGTCCTGTGGCGGGGGGGTCAG ATTTGATGGGCAGCAGCACTGGATTCGGGGGAGGCCCCGTGAGCacccagagctgctgagcttcCACGAGGTCCCCGTGGTGGCCCTGGACCTCAGTGGCTCCCCCATCACCTACGATGGCTTGGACAACCTGG TGCCGCTGACCCGGCTGCAGCACCTGGACCTGAGCAGGTGCCCCCACCTCGACGACTGGGCGCTGGGGCGGCTCCATGTCTTCAGGGACACTTTGCAGGAGCTGTCGGTGGCTTGGTGTCCCGGTGTCACCGAGCGGGGCCTGGCCACCCTCCACCACCTCCG GGTTTGTTACTCACAAGGACAACACCTTATTGACCCAGTGTCCCCGCCAGCTGCAAGGCCAAAGTCAGAGCTAGTGCCCCATGTCACAAACGAGACTCCTGGTCAGTCTTCAATTGTCAGACTCGCTTGCCAGGAAATGCCTGATGGTGAACCTGCTGCATTCACGCTCCAAGAGATGAGGGACAAGCCAGAGCCACGGCAGCTGCTCCCCCGAGGGCTCCTGGTCCCTGCGACACGAGGCAGCTCAAAACCTGCTCCGTCTCCATCAGCGAAAGGGAACGCAGGGCCACACACCGGGCAAAGGTCTTCAAAAGGCAAATTCATCCGCTGCTGCCAATTCTTCTGA